DNA sequence from the Actinomycetota bacterium genome:
ACGTCGAACATCTCCCTCGCCGTGGGGGGGTCCGGGTCCACGACGTGGAAGCACCTGCCCACGGCGGCGGGATTGCGGGTGATCACGGTGACGGCATCCACGATATAGTCGATGGGGACGAAGTTGGGCCGCGTCGTGCCCTTGCCGAGGTACACGGGTGGTATGCCGTACTTGCCGAGGAGGGCGAGCACGCCAAAGGTCAGATAGATGTTGTCGAACTTGTCCGTCTCCCCCGTCCTGGAGTCGCCCATCACCCCGGCCGGCCGGATGATGATGGCTGGCAGGCCTTCCTCCATGGCCCGCCGCACCTCGACCTCGCCCCAGAACTTGGTCATGAAGTAGTTATTGATGAGGTCCTGCCCGGCGTCCAGCTCGTCCTCGGTGATCAGCCCCTCCCTCTCGGCATGCACCACCACCGAGCTGAAGTGGACCAGAAAAGAGAGGTCGCCGCAGGCTTTGCAGAAATCGACGATGTGGCGCACTCCCCAGTAATTTATCCTGCGGGCGATGCCCTCGGGGACGAAGAGGTCGAAGGCCCCCGCGAGGTGCCAGACCTCGGTGGCCCAGGCGGCGAGGGACTCATAACTTTCCGCGCTCAGGCCCAGGTGGGGGTCGGTGACGTCGCCCACCACGGCGCGCAGGCTGCCCCGTTCGGCCGAGCCCTCCCTCTC
Encoded proteins:
- a CDS encoding SDR family oxidoreductase: MATRKIFFTGYPGFIGRWQVRSILADDPDVEFIFLVQEKFMARAAEDISELEREGSAERGSLRAVVGDVTDPHLGLSAESYESLAAWATEVWHLAGAFDLFVPEGIARRINYWGVRHIVDFCKACGDLSFLVHFSSVVVHAEREGLITEDELDAGQDLINNYFMTKFWGEVEVRRAMEEGLPAIIIRPAGVMGDSRTGETDKFDNIYLTFGVLALLGKYGIPPVYLGKGTTRPNFVPIDYIVDAVTVITRNPAAVGRCFHVVDPDPPTAREMFDVIYELTAGKKARITVPTKVVDFMANKLGWMFKLLNIPPDSMTYVNHVGLFDASNTLEMLRGSGISCPRIRDYYPRLYEWWLANRDRPDMSPKM